The Anastrepha ludens isolate Willacy chromosome X, idAnaLude1.1, whole genome shotgun sequence genome includes a window with the following:
- the LOC128869251 gene encoding probable fatty acid-binding protein, with amino-acid sequence MAVWEGKKYKLEKSENFNEHMKELGVGMVLRKMGNSVSPTVELKKDGDNYSFTTTSTFKTTTVNFKLGEEFDEETLDGRKVKSVFTLDGNKLVQEQKGDKPSTSIREFSDSELVTTLTLNDVKSVRVYKAV; translated from the coding sequence ATGGCTGtctgggaaggaaagaaatacaaATTAGAAAAGAGTGAAAACTTCAACGAACACATGAAGGAATTGGGTGTCGGTATGGTTCTACGCAAAATGGGTAACAGTGTCAGCCCCACCGTTGAACTGAAGAAGGATGGTGATAATTACTCTTTCACCACTACCTCAACCTTCAAGACAACTACGGTCAACTTCAAGCTGGGCGAGGAATTCGATGAAGAGACACTTGATGGTCGCAAAGTGAAGAGCGTCTTCACTCTGGATGGCAACAAATTGGTGCAAGAACAGAAGGGTGACAAACCATCGACCAGTATTCGTGAATTCTCTGACTCCGAGCTAGTGACTACTCTCACCCTCAACGACGTGAAGTCCGTCAGAGTCTACAAGGCTGTATAA